ATCCGGAGGATCAAGACGCCAGACTGATATGGATCTTCCTGCCGAGCACAGCGGCAGCCTTGCCGAGGGTTTTCAGGGTGACCCCGGTGTTTTCAGGGTCGAGCAGGCGATCCAGTACAGCCCTGCTGGTTCCCATCTTTGCGGCCATGGCGGTCTTGGAGATCCGTTCCTTGTCCATGAGCTCGGCGATCTGCCAGGCGATGACCCTCTTGGCCGCGACGATCTCCACCTCCTGGAGGATACCTTCTTCCTGGAGGAACTGATCGAAATCACTGCCGATAGCTGATCTGTTTTTTTTCCTTGCCATCCCTTACC
This genomic interval from bacterium contains the following:
- a CDS encoding helix-turn-helix transcriptional regulator; this encodes MARKKNRSAIGSDFDQFLQEEGILQEVEIVAAKRVIAWQIAELMDKERISKTAMAAKMGTSRAVLDRLLDPENTGVTLKTLGKAAAVLGRKIHISLAS